One genomic segment of [Phormidium] sp. ETS-05 includes these proteins:
- a CDS encoding adenine phosphoribosyltransferase, with protein sequence MEVKNLIRDLPDFPKPGIIFRDITTLLRDPKGLRVAVDSMAEQCYPLAPDCVVGMESRGFIFGVPLAYKLGVGFIPARKPGKLPAATYSAEYELEYGTDRLEIHRDALAPGQRVLIVDDLIATGGTAAATAKLVERSGATLVGFCFLVELLGLGGREKLPPVPIITIVQY encoded by the coding sequence ATAGAGGTAAAAAATCTGATTCGGGATCTGCCCGACTTTCCTAAACCCGGTATCATATTTCGAGATATTACCACCCTGTTGCGGGACCCGAAGGGATTGCGCGTTGCCGTTGACAGCATGGCCGAACAGTGCTACCCCCTCGCTCCTGACTGTGTTGTAGGGATGGAGTCGCGAGGGTTCATTTTTGGCGTCCCCTTAGCTTACAAACTAGGGGTTGGGTTTATCCCAGCGCGCAAACCGGGAAAACTGCCTGCAGCTACTTACTCGGCTGAGTACGAGTTGGAGTACGGCACGGACCGGCTGGAAATCCATCGCGATGCTTTGGCACCGGGACAACGGGTCCTCATCGTTGATGACCTGATTGCTACTGGGGGCACTGCTGCCGCTACTGCTAAGCTGGTGGAGCGATCGGGCGCAACTCTGGTGGGTTTCTGTTTTCTGGTGGAATTGTTGGGTTTGGGGGGACGGGAAAAACTGCCTCCGGTGCCGATTATTACTATAGTGCAGTATTAG
- a CDS encoding DUF4335 domain-containing protein, translated as MTIQRQYSLPNFRLVLEGFPEDPAAAAQGLAPVMSNLVNVECYVAGLEQPLRGGMDFLNSLVMAVSKYAQAFLSGVPSSEPDINATGGVSLEKIAPDRHRLVVKPTDENTGTAGALMQVELTTPQLFDLVEAVDQFLADAGTLPQMRLQLQPVSRKYSPSASNGGEDGANGGGGFWVRCGSDRVFLDAAAGNQAPYRTCTPEYQ; from the coding sequence ATGACGATTCAACGGCAGTATAGCTTGCCTAATTTCCGGTTAGTTTTGGAGGGGTTCCCGGAAGACCCAGCGGCGGCGGCTCAAGGGCTAGCGCCGGTAATGTCCAATTTGGTCAATGTCGAGTGTTATGTGGCCGGGTTGGAGCAGCCCCTGCGCGGCGGGATGGATTTTCTCAATAGCTTGGTGATGGCAGTTAGCAAATATGCCCAGGCATTTTTGAGCGGGGTGCCATCCTCAGAACCAGACATCAACGCCACTGGGGGGGTGAGCCTGGAAAAAATCGCCCCAGACCGGCATCGGTTGGTAGTTAAACCTACGGATGAGAACACTGGCACCGCCGGGGCTCTGATGCAGGTGGAATTGACTACACCCCAGCTATTTGATTTGGTGGAAGCGGTGGATCAGTTCTTGGCGGATGCGGGAACTTTACCCCAAATGCGGCTCCAGTTGCAACCGGTTTCCCGGAAATACTCGCCATCAGCAAGCAACGGCGGTGAAGATGGTGCCAATGGCGGTGGGGGTTTCTGGGTTCGCTGTGGCAGCGATCGCGTTTTTCTGGATGCCGCTGCCGGAAATCAAGCGCCCTACAGAACCTGTACCCCAGAATACCAGTAG
- a CDS encoding DUF3038 domain-containing protein, whose protein sequence is MNGIISPLASNSPSDSSSPLILEQMPIPPGNWTNGCPRRARMQIDLILLAIEALNLRGSEDILAVAKELGLQGIIKNRVVLWRIRSTNPLRRYSQRQPLSLEEAKALVAIACYLTRRLTAPIRQLLLDYQQLQAKNIPVEHHLQLARYLERFRAHFRSRMNPRRAGVIAYNSKEKLDELALELLGKLLFCTGTAGIQRLWMSLFDGEVE, encoded by the coding sequence ATGAATGGTATTATCAGCCCTTTGGCGTCTAATAGTCCCTCCGACTCGTCGTCACCGCTGATTTTAGAGCAAATGCCTATTCCTCCGGGCAACTGGACGAATGGTTGTCCCAGACGGGCGCGGATGCAGATTGACCTAATTTTACTGGCGATCGAGGCGCTCAATCTCAGAGGCTCAGAAGATATTCTGGCCGTCGCCAAGGAACTGGGGTTGCAGGGGATTATCAAAAATCGGGTGGTCCTGTGGCGCATCCGCAGCACTAACCCCCTGCGGCGGTATAGCCAAAGACAGCCTTTAAGTTTGGAGGAGGCTAAGGCTCTCGTAGCGATCGCCTGTTACCTGACGCGGCGGTTGACGGCGCCGATCCGCCAGTTACTGCTAGACTACCAACAACTCCAAGCCAAAAACATCCCGGTAGAACATCACCTGCAATTAGCTAGGTATCTGGAGCGATTCCGGGCACATTTCCGCAGCCGGATGAACCCGCGCCGAGCTGGGGTAATAGCTTACAATAGTAAAGAAAAATTGGACGAGCTGGCTTTGGAACTGCTCGGGAAATTGCTATTCTGTACGGGAACGGCAGGAATCCAAAGGTTGTGGATGAGTTTGTTTGATGGAGAAGTTGAATGA